ttttttttacatgatgGAAACTCTGGTGTTATTCTTACTTTCGTTTTTCACAATCTTTTGTAGGCTATGGTAGCCAGAGGTGATCTTGGAGCTGAACTCCCTATTGAGGAGGTTCCACTGCTGCAGGTATTTGTTGTCCATCGTCCATCAGCATTCTCAATTTATGTGCTTTCTTAATTGTTTGAATTGGTCACTGTGCAAAAGATTGAGCGATGTATTGGTTTGCATGCCAAAGAAAATTCCAGTGGATATTCAGAAATGCAAAAGCGATGTCTTggtcaaaattaaaaaatcaatTGTCCTTATAATGAAtatttaatctttttttaaatatacAAAAATTACTATATAGGCAGTCTATTTTGGCATAATTGTTTTCTTAATAGAATAGTTTTCCCTTATATTAGTTGCTCAAGTTAAGCAAGAAAAGCAATATCTATATCTGTCATTTAGTAGAATTTAAATCAACAAAGCACTTGCTCAACATACAAAGTTCTCTCTTTAATAGATCACCAACTATTGCTTATTGCTTCTcactaaagctataaaatgacAAATCATGGGGGcagtgaatttttttttttttttttggtgggggaCAAGATTATTTGATCAATACTGACAAAATTATGATTACATTTAATAAGTGCTACTGGTACTTCAAAATATATCTCAATTTTACTTCGAAAAATTGTCACAGTGCAGTCTTGGATGACAAACTACATTATGGTAATGAGTAATTCACCTccactttttttaataaaattcatTTAGAGCAAGCAATTCAAGCATTTTtgaaagaggaggaaaaaattGCCTAGATTGAGAACCAAGATTTCTCTCTATATACTATATAGGTAgttgtggatttttttttcagcaggggggggggggggggggttggagGGAATTGCTGTCCAAGTGACTGATCTTGCTGCTTTGTTCTCATCCATATAATTGTATATGCATAACAAGTAGACAAATTCATCCATGCATTAAAAGCATTTTCCTCTTTTACAAAAGATAGCATGTTTTAGTATTTCAGACTTGTCTAACAAACTGACAATCCGATCTTCCAAATGTTGTTATCCATGACATCTCTTGGGGTCCAATCCCCTCATAGTTGAAGCGCATCATTTAGTATGATAGCAGATGGCAGCATCACTATCTCTGTTTACACTTACACTTCGTTTATCAATTCTAGGGTTGATACCTAAATTATCTGATAATACATGACCATGTTAACACGAAACTTTCAAATTCTTTTTGCAGGAAGAAATAATTAGACTGTGTAGGAGTATGGGGAAAGCTGTAATTGTAGCAACAAACATGCTAGAAAGCATGATTGTTCATCCTACACCCACCCGTGCAGAGGTCTCAGACATTGCCATTGCAGTTCGTGAGGGTGCAGATGCAGTAATGCTCTCTGGAGAAACTGCTCATGGAAAGTATGAggtttccttctctcttttttttcctttttaatgctAAGCTGTCTCTGTTAAGTATGGATAACAGTACATGGCATTTACAAAGTATAAAGATTAATACAAGTACTTAGCTAACAAATTTCTCTGATCTCTTTAGCTTGCCCTTGCTACCATTTTCTAACTTGAACATtctttagttgattaaaactatGAAGTGTATCATGCTTTTATATTGAatatcattagtttctttcataAAATTTTATGTTGAGCTAATATTTATGAGGTTTGTGTACACACTTTAACTGATTTCCGCACTTTCTTGTCTTGTTGCATGCATTCTGCATCGTCCATTTTGGAGGCTGCTGTTTTCTGAATCCTAGTTAATCTTCCTCAGCTTCAGAGATATAAGCTAAAGCATCAATAatgctatttaaataaaatcTCTGGTTTTCCAGATTGTGCCTGATGTGTACATGGTTCTGCAAAAATTTCTCTATCATAGTCACTTGGttcaatttttaatttcatTGCCTTACATATCATAGTTTGTTGCATATAACCATTACAAGAACAGGGAAATCTCTTTAAAGTCTTTCTGCACTCTCATGTAACTAAAAAGTATTTTTCAATATCTAAGTTGATTTATTTCTCAATTCAATCCTGCATAAAATGGGTTGAGGCTTGCAGGTTAAAATTATAGGAATCATTAAATTGATTTTCACCATCTAGTTTGTTGTTGCTATAATATGTTCATCAGCAGCTACTTATATGGCGCTCATGCTCATGCAGAAACCCACTAAAAGCTGTAAAGGTGATGCATACAGTGGCTTTGAGGACTGAAGCAACTATGGTCGGAGGAGAAACACCAGCTAATCTTGGACAGGCTTTCAAGGTTACAAGTTCACCATCTTCTCTATTATGTTTCTTTACTGTTTTCAATTCATTTATCTAGATTAGGCCTTGACTTTAACCGAGCTTTTGCCTTGTGTAGAATCACATGAGTGAAATGTTTGCATATCATGCAACAATGATGTCAAATACTCTTGGCACCTCAATTGTAGTCTTCACCAGGACCGGATTCATGGCTATCCTACTTAGCCACTTTCGGCCTTCTGGGACCATATTTGCCTTTACAGATGAGTGCGTCCTGCACCTTTAGTATTTAAATTCATAGTTGCGAATTCTACTGTTTATAGGAAATGAGAATGCAGCATTACTCATctagttatatttttgtcatCTTTCTGAAAGTCATGAATCTAATCAATTGTATTAGTTCTGTGAGCAACTAATGCAAATTTGTCAATCAAATGACCAATCTCAATGGGTGGCTATTTCAGGGAGAGAGTGAGACAGCGATTGTCCCTGTACCAAGGCGTTTGCTCCATAAGTATGCAATTTTCAGATGATGCAGAGAAGTCATTAGCCGATGCCTTATCTTACTTGCAGGTATCTGCAGCTGGTTTTCTTCCATTTCCTTCTTCAGATCTTggtttatctttttcttatgcagagaatatctttattttttatgcATCCAAGTCTTGCAAATTTCTGATATGTCTTGAATTGTATGCAATTCAGAAGCAAGGTATGataaaggaaggagaagaggtaGCTCTCGTTCAGAGTGGCAGGCGACCCATCTGGAGGTCCCAGTCCACACACAGCATCCAGGTTAGGAAGGCCTAGTGTGACGAACTATAAGCTTCCATCAGCAATATCTTAAGCAAGAAACTGCAAAAACTCTAGGTGATGCCCCAGTGTTACCCCAGTGCGAAGGCAGTTTCTTCCACATTAGCGTGTTCAATTTACATTAGAATCTGTTGCAGATTTTTTGATTGGGTGGACAATTTTCAGCTTTCATTTTGAGTGATCATTTCAGACGTGCATATGAATATAAATGctattaattttctaattttccTTTCTGCACTGATGACTACTTAATTAGAGGGGATCTATGAGACTGCAATAAGGGACTTCCATAAGATGATGCATTAGAACAAGCAGGAGAATGAATTAAGGATGGACACACCTCTCCAACCTTGACTTCACCATTTAGAAGTACTCAAGAAAATAGAATAGATCAAACCAGGATATCATAGATTAGAGGCATTCCAAAACTCAACCTGAACCAACAGAAGATAGCAACGTCTTATGGTTGCTGTGGTAAGCTGCAATGGATTATAAAGGTCTTCAGCCAAGTAGAAGGGGGTTATGTGATACTTGATGTCGTCCGTTTGTTCTTTAGCCAACCATTCCTAAGATGACCAAGAAGACTTTTTTGCTCCTCTCATGGGAATACTACATAATTTCAGGTAAAAAAAAGACAGTTCTTTTGCAAAAATTAAGGAGGTCTGGAACAGCAAATATAAGAGAAGCATGCCAGTCATGACAGGAAACAGCAGCTACTTCAGCATAACATAATGATATGTTTTCTTGATCTAGAGTGCAAGAAATGCTGCTGGTCTCATACTAAACTAGCTGGAACAGCAAGATACTATGTTTGTTCATGCGggatgcataaaagaaaattaagttATCAAAATATAACACACAAGGATTTGGAATTCGCTAAAGAAGTAAAGAACCATATTTGCTGGAGAAAATTAACAGGCCATCTCGTCATCAGGTTCAAAAAATCCTCCTGCTGAAGGTTTAATGCTGTAATCTTTGTGCAAACTGAACAACATGTCTGGCTAAGGAGCCAGACTTACCTAGTTTAGAGCTTTTCACATTTGAAACAGGTATCAAACACACAAACTGAACAACATATATCAAACATTTGACACACATATATCAAACAtatcatacatacacacaccaAACATATACCAACATATCATGAACATACACATATCAAACTTATCACACACACCCAcgcgcacacatgcacacaacaCGAGCGCACATACACAGCACACAGCACGGAAAACATCAACATACATACAGCATTgaaaatacacacacacatatacacagCACTGAAAACAACCACTTTAAAACATATACACAGCACTGAAAACAACCACTTTAAATAAATAAGAATCATAACTATCTAGCTCTACTCCATATATGATACACAGCACTGAAAGTAAGATGTTCTCAACATGAAGCAGACAAAGTTAAACATCCATACGCATAAGATCCATTTTTACAGTAActggggaaaagaaagaaagaaagaaagaaaaactagcAAGTCTACACTAGGAGTTTTCCTCCCCTAACTTTCCCTTTATTTTTTGCATGAGAGGGCCTTAGGATCACATCAAAGTTCAAGCACGTACAATTCATGAATGTGAAGTAATGACTTCCTCCATCCCAGGCAGCAGAGTCACTTTGAACAAATATTACCCAGGCCGACCACACACTGCCAGAACTAAGATCAAAACCTCATACAAGAAACAATACAGGAAAGCATGCTTTGCCATTATACCCACCTGTGCATCCTGGGATGCGACACACCCTGCTCGGAGGTGCCACCAACCAATTGGCTTGTGCAGTTGCTTCGGAGGCCTGTGCCGCCAGCCAGCATCGCCATTAGACTCCCTCCCCGCACCCTTCCTTCTGGAAGCGACCCTGACCCAGACTGGCAAGGGATCAGATGGGGCATAATATTTTTCATATCAGAACCACTCCAGCCTACAAAACTTTCTCCATCCTTGCCCATCCTTGAGTATGCATCTCCTTTTTGAAAGAATACATCTCCTTCAGCTGTGATATCTTTCATTTTCTGAGTCTTAACCAGTGTTGGGCAGTGAGTAACCGAAGATCCCAGTGTGCTCCCACCATGAACACAATGGTCTTGCACAAGGGCGGTATCTGCAGCGCAGAGACCAATCTTGCCCCTAGCGAACCTGTCACATACATGGCCCCATGAGCAGCGCTTGCCTCCTCCATGCGCCTTGCAGAATTCAGTGCTCCCCTGCGCGCTCTTCCCGCACCCTTCAAGCTTGCATCGCTTGCCTCCACCATGCCGAACACAGGAATCTGTTCGCCCTCTGGCACTCTTTGTGCACCCAGGAACTGCACATCTCTTCCCGCCACCATGGGCAACACAAAACTGGGTTCCACCATGCACGCTTTTTGGACACACACCTCCACCCTGAAATGAGCAGCGCTTCCCTCCACCATGTCCCTTACAGAAAGGAGTGCTCCCTTCGGCGCCTTTGGTGCACCCCAAAAATGTGCACCTCTTTCCACCACCATGTGCCTTACAGAACATTGTGCTCCCTTGTGCGCCCTTCGAACATCCTGAAAATTGACAGCGCTTTCCACCTCCATGGGAGATGCAGAGGCCAGAGTAACCTTCTGCACTCCTTGTGCAATTCTCCCTCTGACACCTCTTGCCGCCGCCATGTCTGATGCATAAACCAGATTTTCCCCTAGCAGCTCGGGTGCAGCCCTCATGGCTGCAGCGCCGACCGCCACCATGGGCAATGCAATAATCAGTGCGGCCTTCGGCGCTCTTTGTGCAGCCAAGGTATTGGCATCGCCGACCACCTCCATGGGCCTTGCAAAAGATGGTCCTGCCCTCGGCTCCCTTGTGACAGCCAGGTGTCTGGCATCTTCGTCCCCCACCATGGGCTATGCATAATCCAGAAGCACCTCTCGCTCGTTTCCCACATCCCTGGAACTGACAAGCTTTTGTGGTAGCGTAGCATTGCTGCGGATGAGTAGCCCCGGAAGTACAGGCAACTGGGCTGTTCACTGTTTGTATAATGGTTGATGTGAGGTCTGGGACAACTGCAACTGGATCAGCTTGAGCATGAATCTTTTGTTTGGAAGGAAAGCTGCTACTTGGCTCTAAAGTATGTAAGGACGGTGCCATATAACTTCCTAATACCCAGCAAGATGATGCTGATCCTTCATCAACTGGTGGCACTTGATTGATCACTACTGATGTGTCCAAGCTGCTCCGAAGTTGATTTGAGACTGGGGTGATACCAGTGATAATAGATTCAGATGGGCCAGTTGATAGACTTAGCTGGAGATCATACACCGCCCCAGTTCCCGATACCTTAGGAGTAGCAAC
This portion of the Phoenix dactylifera cultivar Barhee BC4 chromosome 11, palm_55x_up_171113_PBpolish2nd_filt_p, whole genome shotgun sequence genome encodes:
- the LOC103708365 gene encoding uncharacterized protein LOC103708365, with amino-acid sequence MNDSIPKPGFAANLLSLHAFGSWNKVRSGAESCMDVTLRLDSPGTSSLYSSDTEGTKRKRSDINGLEGPEHPLLALGLGRSPSSSDISKVSSTTACNMSSAKETDEESSADVALNLQLHLGNENMPSPKKSSVATPKVSGTGAVYDLQLSLSTGPSESIITGITPVSNQLRSSLDTSVVINQVPPVDEGSASSCWVLGSYMAPSLHTLEPSSSFPSKQKIHAQADPVAVVPDLTSTIIQTVNSPVACTSGATHPQQCYATTKACQFQGCGKRARGASGLCIAHGGGRRCQTPGCHKGAEGRTIFCKAHGGGRRCQYLGCTKSAEGRTDYCIAHGGGRRCSHEGCTRAARGKSGLCIRHGGGKRCQRENCTRSAEGYSGLCISHGGGKRCQFSGCSKGAQGSTMFCKAHGGGKRCTFLGCTKGAEGSTPFCKGHGGGKRCSFQGGGVCPKSVHGGTQFCVAHGGGKRCAVPGCTKSARGRTDSCVRHGGGKRCKLEGCGKSAQGSTEFCKAHGGGKRCSWGHVCDRFARGKIGLCAADTALVQDHCVHGGSTLGSSVTHCPTLVKTQKMKDITAEGDVFFQKGDAYSRMGKDGESFVGWSGSDMKNIMPHLIPCQSGSGSLPEGRVRGGSLMAMLAGGTGLRSNCTSQLVGGTSEQGVSHPRMHSVWSAWVIFVQSDSAAWDGGSHYFTFMNCTCLNFDVILRPSHAKNKGKVRGGKLLV